The segment TCACATCACCATGCCGCCGTCCACCGGCAGCACCTGGCCGGTGATGAAGGACGCCGCGTCCGAGGCGAGGAAGACAAAGCTGCCGGCTATCTCCTCGGGCTCCGCCCACCGCCCCAGCGGGATGCGCGCGAGCATCGTGGCCGCGAACTTCTCGTTGGTGCGGATGGTCTCGGTCATCGGGGTGGCGGCCAGGGGTGCGAGCGCGTTGACCTTCACCTGCCTGCGCGCCAGTTCACGGGCCAGGGACTTCGTCAGGCCGATGATTCCGGCTTTGGCGGCGGAGTAGTTCACCTGGCCGAGAGTGCCGACGATTCCGGCGGAGGACGTGACATTGATGATCCGGCCCGTGCCGTCCGTCGGGAAGAACGGGAGCGCGGCCTGGGTGCAGTGAAAAGCGCCCATCAGGTGAATGTCGACCATCAGGCGGAATGATTCCTCCTGGAGCTTGTCGAACATCGCCGGCGCTGTGACGCCCGCGTTGTTCACCAGGATGTTCAGGGTTCCGCCGGTGAGCGCCGCGGCCTTTTCCGCCGCGATATCGGCGGCTGCCCGGTCGCGTACGTCCAGTGCGAAGCTGTCCGCCTTCGCGCCCGTGGCGGATATCTTCTCCGCCACGGCCGCGGCGGCCGGCCCGTCGATGTCGGTCACGAGTACGGCCGCTCCCGCCAGGGCGAGAGCGTGCGCGACCGCGGCGCCGATACCGCCTGCGGCTCCGGTGACGAGCGCGGAGCGTCCGGTGAGGTCGAACAGTCCGGTGGTGGCGGTCATCAATAGCTCCTCGGCATTCCCAGAGTGTGCGATCCCAGGTAGTTCAGAATCATTTCCTGGCTGATCGGCGCGATTTTCATGAGGCGGGCCTCACGGAAATAGCGGGCGACGTGGTACTCCTCGGAGTACCCCATGCCTCCGTGGGTCTGCAGCGCGCGGTCGGCGGCGGTGAATCCGGCTTCCGCGCACAGGTACTTGGCGGTGTTCGCCTCGCGTCCGCACGGCTTGCCGTTGTCGTAGAGCCAGGTCGCCTTGCGCAGTACCAGTTCGGCCGCGTCCAGGCGGGTCAGCGAGTCCGCGAGGGGGAACTGCACGGCCTGGTTCATGGTGATCGGCCTGCCGAACACCACGCGTTCGTTGCCGTACTTGACGGCCTTCTCCAGCGACACCCGGCCGATTCCGAGGGCCTCGGCGGCGATCAGCATGCGCTCCGGATTCAGGCCGTCCAGCAGGTAGCGGAACCCCTGGCCCTCCTCGCCGACGCGGTCCTCGACCGGTATCCGCAGGTCGTCGATGAACAGCTCGTTCGAGGTGA is part of the Streptomyces sp. NBC_01262 genome and harbors:
- a CDS encoding SDR family NAD(P)-dependent oxidoreductase; the encoded protein is MTATTGLFDLTGRSALVTGAAGGIGAAVAHALALAGAAVLVTDIDGPAAAAVAEKISATGAKADSFALDVRDRAAADIAAEKAAALTGGTLNILVNNAGVTAPAMFDKLQEESFRLMVDIHLMGAFHCTQAALPFFPTDGTGRIINVTSSAGIVGTLGQVNYSAAKAGIIGLTKSLARELARRQVKVNALAPLAATPMTETIRTNEKFAATMLARIPLGRWAEPEEIAGSFVFLASDAASFITGQVLPVDGGMVM